One Arvicanthis niloticus isolate mArvNil1 chromosome 13, mArvNil1.pat.X, whole genome shotgun sequence genomic window carries:
- the Pacsin2 gene encoding protein kinase C and casein kinase substrate in neurons protein 2 isoform X1: protein MSVTYDDSVGVEVSSDSFWEVGNYKRTVKRIDDGHRLCGDLMNCLHERARIEKAYAQQLTEWARRWKQLVEKGPQYGTVEKAWMAVMSEAERVSELHLEVKASLMNEDFEKIKNWQKEAFHKQMMGGFKETKEAEDGFRKAQKPWAKKLKEVEAAKKAHHTACKEEKLAISREANSKADPSLNPEQLKKLQDKIEKCKQDVLKTKDKYEKTLKELDQTTPQYMENMEQVFEQCQQFEEKRLRFFREVLLEVQKHLDLSNVASYRTIYRELEQSIKAADAVEDLRWFRVNHGPGMAMNWPQFEEWSADLNRTLSRREKKKAADGVTLTGINQTGDQSGQNKPGSNLSVPSNPAQSTQLQSSYNPFEDEDDTGSSVSEKEDIKAKNVSSYEKTQNYPTDWSDDESNNPFSSTDANGDSNPFDEDTTSGTEVRVRALYDYEGQEHDELSFKAGDELTKIEDEDEQGWCKGRLDSGQVGLYPANYVEAIQ from the exons ATGTCTGTCACCTATGATGATTCTGTGGGAGTGGAAGTGTCCAGCGACAGCTTCTGGGAG GTTGGGAACTATAAACGGACTGTGAAGCGGATTGATGATGGCCACCGCCTGTGTGGTGACCTCATGAACTGTTTGCACGAGCGGGCACGCATCGAGAAGGCATATGCACAGCAGCTCACTGAGTGGGCCCGACGCTGGAAGCAGCTTGTAGAGAAGG GACCACAGTATGGGACAGTGGAGAAAGCCTGGATGGCTGTCATGTCTGAAGCAGAGAGGGTGAGTGAGCTACACCTGGAAGTGAAGGCATCGCTGATGAATGAAGACTTTGAGAAGATCAAGAACTGGCAGAAGGAAGCCTTTCACAAGCAGATGATGGGAGGCTTCAAGGAGACCAaggaagcagaggatggctttcGAAAGGCCCAGAAGCCCTGGGCCAAGAAGCTGAAAGAG GTAGAAGCAGCAAAGAAAGCACACCACACAGCATGCAAAGAAGAGAAACTGGCCATCTCTCGGGAAGCCAACAGCAAAGCAGATCCATCCCTCAACCCTGAGCAGCTGAAGAAACTGCAAGACAAGATAGAAAAATGCAAGCAGGATGTTCTAAAG ACCAAGGACAAGTATGAGAAGACCCTGAAGGAGCTTGATCAAACCACACCCCAGTACATGGAGAACATGGAGCAGGTGTTCGAGCAGTGCCAGCAGTTTGAAGAGAAGCGCCTGCGCTTCTTCCGAGAGGTTCTGCTGGAAGTTCAGAAGCACTTGGACCTGTCCAATGTGGCTAG CTACAGAACCATTTACCGAGAGCTGGAGCAGAGCATCAAAGCAGCTGATGCTGTGGAGGACCTCAGGTGGTTCCGGGTTAACCATGGGCCAGGCATGGCTATGAACTGGCCACAGTTTGAG GAGTGGTCTGCAGATCTGAATCGAACTCTCagccggagagagaagaagaaggctgCTGATGGTGTTACCCTAACAGGAATCAATCAGACAGGTGACCAGTCTGGACAGAACAAGCCTGGCAG CAACCTTAGTGTCCCGAGCAACCCCGCCCAGTCCACGCAGTTACAGTCCAGCTACAACCCCTTCGAGGATGAGGACGACACGGGCAGCAGCGTCAGTGAGAAGGAGGACATTAAGGCCAAAAA TGTCAGCAGCTATGAGAAGACTCAGAATTACCCTACTGACTGGTCTGACGATGAGTCTAACAACCCTTTCTCCTCGACGGATGCCAATGGGGACTCCAACCCATTTGATGAAGACACTACCTCAGGAACGGAAGTGCGAGTTCGCGCCCTCTATGACTATGAGGGGCAAGAACATGATGAGCTGAGCTTCAAGGCTG GGGATGAGCTGACCAAGATAGAGGATGAAGATGAGCAGGGTTGGTGCAAGGGACGTTTAGACAGCGGGCAGGTTGGCCTGTACCCAGCCAACTATGTCGAGGCTATCCAGTGA
- the Pacsin2 gene encoding protein kinase C and casein kinase substrate in neurons protein 2 isoform X2, which yields MSVTYDDSVGVEVSSDSFWEVGNYKRTVKRIDDGHRLCGDLMNCLHERARIEKAYAQQLTEWARRWKQLVEKGPQYGTVEKAWMAVMSEAERVSELHLEVKASLMNEDFEKIKNWQKEAFHKQMMGGFKETKEAEDGFRKAQKPWAKKLKEVEAAKKAHHTACKEEKLAISREANSKADPSLNPEQLKKLQDKIEKCKQDVLKTKDKYEKTLKELDQTTPQYMENMEQVFEQCQQFEEKRLRFFREVLLEVQKHLDLSNVASYRTIYRELEQSIKAADAVEDLRWFRVNHGPGMAMNWPQFEEWSADLNRTLSRREKKKAADGVTLTGINQTGDQSGQNKPGSVSSYEKTQNYPTDWSDDESNNPFSSTDANGDSNPFDEDTTSGTEVRVRALYDYEGQEHDELSFKAGDELTKIEDEDEQGWCKGRLDSGQVGLYPANYVEAIQ from the exons ATGTCTGTCACCTATGATGATTCTGTGGGAGTGGAAGTGTCCAGCGACAGCTTCTGGGAG GTTGGGAACTATAAACGGACTGTGAAGCGGATTGATGATGGCCACCGCCTGTGTGGTGACCTCATGAACTGTTTGCACGAGCGGGCACGCATCGAGAAGGCATATGCACAGCAGCTCACTGAGTGGGCCCGACGCTGGAAGCAGCTTGTAGAGAAGG GACCACAGTATGGGACAGTGGAGAAAGCCTGGATGGCTGTCATGTCTGAAGCAGAGAGGGTGAGTGAGCTACACCTGGAAGTGAAGGCATCGCTGATGAATGAAGACTTTGAGAAGATCAAGAACTGGCAGAAGGAAGCCTTTCACAAGCAGATGATGGGAGGCTTCAAGGAGACCAaggaagcagaggatggctttcGAAAGGCCCAGAAGCCCTGGGCCAAGAAGCTGAAAGAG GTAGAAGCAGCAAAGAAAGCACACCACACAGCATGCAAAGAAGAGAAACTGGCCATCTCTCGGGAAGCCAACAGCAAAGCAGATCCATCCCTCAACCCTGAGCAGCTGAAGAAACTGCAAGACAAGATAGAAAAATGCAAGCAGGATGTTCTAAAG ACCAAGGACAAGTATGAGAAGACCCTGAAGGAGCTTGATCAAACCACACCCCAGTACATGGAGAACATGGAGCAGGTGTTCGAGCAGTGCCAGCAGTTTGAAGAGAAGCGCCTGCGCTTCTTCCGAGAGGTTCTGCTGGAAGTTCAGAAGCACTTGGACCTGTCCAATGTGGCTAG CTACAGAACCATTTACCGAGAGCTGGAGCAGAGCATCAAAGCAGCTGATGCTGTGGAGGACCTCAGGTGGTTCCGGGTTAACCATGGGCCAGGCATGGCTATGAACTGGCCACAGTTTGAG GAGTGGTCTGCAGATCTGAATCGAACTCTCagccggagagagaagaagaaggctgCTGATGGTGTTACCCTAACAGGAATCAATCAGACAGGTGACCAGTCTGGACAGAACAAGCCTGGCAG TGTCAGCAGCTATGAGAAGACTCAGAATTACCCTACTGACTGGTCTGACGATGAGTCTAACAACCCTTTCTCCTCGACGGATGCCAATGGGGACTCCAACCCATTTGATGAAGACACTACCTCAGGAACGGAAGTGCGAGTTCGCGCCCTCTATGACTATGAGGGGCAAGAACATGATGAGCTGAGCTTCAAGGCTG GGGATGAGCTGACCAAGATAGAGGATGAAGATGAGCAGGGTTGGTGCAAGGGACGTTTAGACAGCGGGCAGGTTGGCCTGTACCCAGCCAACTATGTCGAGGCTATCCAGTGA